One part of the Georgfuchsia toluolica genome encodes these proteins:
- the cofC gene encoding 2-phospho-L-lactate guanylyltransferase translates to MKQIWALIPLKNFARAKTRLAGALGAEVRRALTLAMARDVVAALASSRAVTRVILVSDIPHLENLIDIDGVGYFNTGLAQGLNEDLTTAARWAGTQGATDVLIAHGDLPQLTSQAIDRFILGAGRSTEYKVRAAACKEGSGTNLLFAPLPLPLPLVFGKNSLAGFHQAAAEAGMAIEVVRDSVLETDIDELADLKALAAAHARGEFVGAATAALLLSTMKARPTTSAAKCSKRHPVSAIF, encoded by the coding sequence ATGAAGCAAATCTGGGCACTGATCCCCCTCAAGAATTTCGCCAGGGCAAAGACGCGCCTCGCCGGCGCGCTGGGCGCCGAGGTGCGGCGCGCACTGACCCTGGCAATGGCGCGGGATGTCGTGGCGGCGCTCGCCAGTTCGCGTGCCGTGACGCGAGTGATCCTCGTTAGCGACATCCCCCATCTGGAGAACTTGATCGATATCGACGGGGTCGGTTATTTCAATACCGGTCTTGCGCAAGGACTGAACGAGGACCTGACGACTGCGGCCCGGTGGGCAGGCACACAAGGCGCCACCGACGTCCTCATCGCCCACGGCGACCTGCCGCAACTCACCTCGCAAGCCATCGACCGGTTCATTCTCGGGGCCGGCCGTTCCACCGAGTACAAAGTGCGCGCTGCGGCATGCAAGGAAGGCAGCGGCACCAACCTGTTGTTCGCTCCGCTGCCATTGCCGCTGCCCCTGGTGTTTGGCAAGAACAGCCTGGCCGGCTTTCACCAGGCTGCCGCAGAAGCCGGAATGGCGATCGAGGTAGTGCGAGATTCGGTTCTGGAAACCGATATCGACGAGCTTGCGGATCTCAAGGCCCTGGCCGCTGCGCACGCACGCGGCGAATTCGTCGGCGCGGCAACCGCGGCATTGCTGCTGTCGACAATGAAAGCGCGCCCGACAACATCTGCAGCAAAGTGTAGCAAGAGGCATCCGGTTTCAGCCATTTTTTGA
- a CDS encoding FAD binding domain-containing protein produces the protein MYPAPFRYHRPASLKEAILMLSALGETAKPLAGGQTLIPILKLRMDEPTDLVDIGRLPDLRFATQHDGWVRIGALSSHGWIAKSDIAAAIPIVRDCAAGIADVQVRNRGTIGGSVSTAHPTCDWPVLMHALDAEVECSGPDGERTIPIQDFITEAYTTTIAAGELVTALRFRLPAANSGGAHIAYKKAAAAFPVCSVSVQLTLGPGNSCQDVRIVMGGAGPTPRRAMQAEAELRGKILSEPLLLRAAEAAGASADPQSDICGTTEYKRALLRGLFVQTANVAIRRCANIKIEGSHVYA, from the coding sequence ATGTATCCAGCGCCTTTCCGGTATCACCGCCCCGCTTCCCTGAAAGAAGCCATCCTGATGCTATCCGCACTGGGAGAAACCGCCAAGCCCCTGGCCGGCGGCCAGACGCTTATTCCCATTCTGAAGCTGCGCATGGACGAACCGACGGATCTGGTCGACATCGGCCGCTTACCCGACCTGCGTTTTGCCACGCAGCATGACGGCTGGGTCAGGATCGGCGCGCTTTCGTCTCACGGCTGGATAGCGAAGTCCGACATCGCCGCCGCCATTCCCATCGTCCGGGATTGCGCCGCCGGCATCGCCGATGTCCAGGTGCGCAACCGCGGCACCATCGGCGGTTCGGTCAGCACGGCCCACCCCACCTGTGACTGGCCGGTACTGATGCACGCGCTCGATGCCGAGGTAGAGTGCTCCGGTCCGGACGGCGAGCGGACGATCCCCATCCAGGATTTCATCACCGAAGCCTATACCACCACCATCGCCGCGGGCGAACTGGTGACGGCGCTGCGCTTCAGGCTGCCTGCGGCCAACAGCGGCGGCGCCCATATTGCCTACAAGAAGGCGGCGGCGGCGTTCCCGGTCTGCTCCGTCAGCGTCCAGCTCACGCTCGGCCCCGGCAACTCCTGCCAGGATGTGCGCATTGTCATGGGTGGCGCCGGTCCAACGCCGCGCCGCGCCATGCAGGCCGAAGCGGAACTGCGCGGCAAGATTCTGTCGGAGCCGCTTCTGCTTCGCGCCGCCGAAGCGGCCGGCGCCAGCGCCGATCCGCAAAGCGATATTTGCGGCACTACCGAATACAAACGCGCCCTGCTGCGCGGATTGTTTGTGCAGACCGCCAATGTCGCCATCCGCCGTTGTGCCAACATCAAAATCGAAGGGAGTCATGTTTATGCATGA
- a CDS encoding (2Fe-2S)-binding protein: MHDTYPLVTIEVTVNGQKYCRQIEPRMLLVEFIREELGLTGTHVGCDTSYCGACTVQLDGATVKSCTLFAVQADGCEVLTVEGLEQNGELHPLQKSFSEHHGLQCGYCTPGMLMSSHALLEENPAADRKAIKKAIAGNVCRCTGYQNIIKAVEAVANEATRESK, encoded by the coding sequence ATGCATGATACATATCCACTGGTAACCATCGAGGTTACCGTCAATGGGCAGAAGTACTGCCGCCAGATCGAACCGCGCATGCTGCTGGTCGAGTTCATCCGTGAGGAACTTGGCCTCACCGGCACGCACGTAGGCTGCGACACAAGTTATTGCGGCGCCTGTACGGTGCAGTTGGACGGCGCCACGGTCAAGTCGTGCACCCTATTCGCCGTCCAGGCCGATGGCTGCGAAGTCCTGACCGTCGAAGGGCTGGAGCAGAATGGCGAACTGCATCCGCTGCAGAAGTCCTTCTCGGAACATCATGGCCTCCAGTGCGGCTACTGCACGCCCGGCATGCTGATGTCGTCGCATGCCCTGCTCGAAGAGAATCCCGCCGCCGACCGCAAGGCGATCAAGAAGGCCATCGCCGGCAATGTCTGCCGCTGCACCGGCTACCAGAACATCATCAAGGCCGTCGAAGCGGTTGCAAACGAGGCCACCAGGGAGAGCAAATAA
- a CDS encoding molybdopterin cofactor-binding domain-containing protein has translation MEMKFSGQFEVSPPPTEVFNLLSDPQKFAPLLPAFSSLEMKDDNTAQVKVSVGIGKIRGTASTQLTLQKKIAPTHATYVGTGKVMGGAYTMTTSYDLEPMGKGTLVKWLGEVQLVGKILSLAGGGMQGYAERQIEAVITSLQQAMSPEYQKEAAARKAAKSGWVSGLMRRLRKSDAAAPAAESSAGEAAAAAALIAGWTGSGTPDSTDAVTGKLQPFGRNSEFPDAVARQGGDKWVHSSLSRKEDSRLVRGKGLFVDDYKVGGMLHMALVRSPYGHARIVRIDTSKAEALHGVVCTLTGKEVADVCTPFMQIGPGNAQNIKDYPMAVEKAIYQGEPVVAVIAENPRIAADAAQLVEVEYEALPTVVDWKTALEDKSILHPGLGSNHHWHGVYEYGEVDKAFAEAAHVVKIGQMDFHRFASTPLETNAVIGTWSPFGGVDFFCNNSFPAIVIQMIAPALGLSIDQVRCKTQDIGGSFGNKIGNYPYMALSALASRKAGGRPVKWVETRTEHMQAGGHGSERVYLDTEVALDKDGVITALRSRHIDDCGAYPRYEPLGCVIWSQVLPACYKLRNIRIDFNQVVTNKGPSAPNRGYSRLQQLWFMERVIDICAHELKIPADEMRLKNYIRDFPYTTPNGCVYDSGNYPLMLEKAKALIGWDEWKKKQAEARADGRWVGIGIGTTLDSGTNNFGQARIVNSYLPFSGNSEVATIKLDLDGTVVVMLGSTPSGQSHETTTAQVVADELGIRPDMVEVRTGFDTIFNSHGGHSGSYASQFAVTGLSAVHGACQKLKKEMKKLASFALEAAEDDLEFGVGQQGPELRVKGTDRSINYWGLSAMVNINTAGQPDSLADVTLNIRHVYRPPFNIPDVEKKYGNLTLTYASQLHIAVVEIDRTTCVPKILAYAAVDDCGNVINPKVVAGQVHGATAHGIGAAMMESYIYDKEANLLTSSFTEYTPITVMNMPDLAFDDIETPSPFSYNGAKGMGEGGGAPLHTISAAVQDALFDQGVIVRNSFNSPNSIYELVKRADRSTCVKVERHPG, from the coding sequence ATGGAAATGAAATTTTCCGGCCAGTTCGAGGTCTCGCCGCCGCCGACGGAAGTCTTCAATCTGCTGTCTGATCCACAGAAATTCGCTCCGCTGCTGCCGGCCTTCTCCAGCCTGGAGATGAAGGATGACAATACCGCCCAAGTCAAGGTCTCGGTCGGCATTGGCAAGATACGCGGCACGGCTTCGACACAGCTTACGCTGCAAAAGAAAATAGCCCCGACGCACGCCACCTATGTCGGCACCGGCAAGGTCATGGGCGGCGCCTACACCATGACCACGTCCTACGATCTTGAGCCCATGGGCAAAGGCACGCTGGTCAAGTGGCTGGGCGAAGTACAACTCGTCGGCAAGATACTGTCGCTGGCCGGCGGCGGCATGCAAGGTTATGCCGAGCGGCAGATCGAAGCCGTCATCACCAGCCTGCAGCAGGCGATGTCGCCCGAGTATCAGAAGGAAGCAGCCGCGCGCAAAGCCGCCAAGTCCGGCTGGGTATCCGGCCTGATGCGCCGGCTGCGCAAGTCGGACGCCGCCGCGCCAGCCGCAGAAAGCAGCGCCGGCGAAGCGGCCGCGGCCGCTGCATTGATCGCCGGCTGGACCGGCTCCGGCACGCCCGACAGCACCGACGCCGTCACCGGCAAGCTGCAACCGTTCGGCCGCAACAGCGAATTCCCCGATGCCGTCGCCCGCCAGGGCGGCGACAAGTGGGTGCACTCCTCCCTGTCGCGCAAGGAAGACAGCCGTCTGGTGCGCGGCAAGGGCCTGTTTGTTGACGACTACAAGGTCGGCGGCATGTTGCACATGGCCCTGGTGCGCTCCCCCTACGGCCACGCCCGCATCGTCAGGATCGATACGTCGAAAGCCGAGGCGCTGCACGGCGTCGTGTGCACCCTGACCGGCAAGGAAGTAGCAGATGTCTGCACGCCCTTCATGCAGATCGGCCCCGGTAACGCGCAGAACATCAAGGACTACCCGATGGCCGTCGAAAAGGCCATCTACCAGGGCGAACCCGTGGTCGCGGTCATCGCCGAGAATCCGCGCATAGCCGCCGACGCGGCACAACTCGTCGAAGTCGAATATGAAGCCCTACCCACCGTCGTAGACTGGAAAACCGCACTCGAGGACAAGTCCATCCTTCATCCGGGCCTGGGTAGTAACCATCACTGGCACGGCGTCTATGAATACGGCGAGGTGGACAAGGCCTTCGCCGAAGCCGCCCATGTCGTCAAGATCGGCCAGATGGATTTCCACCGCTTCGCCAGCACGCCGCTGGAGACCAATGCTGTGATCGGCACCTGGTCACCCTTCGGTGGCGTGGACTTCTTCTGCAACAATTCCTTCCCCGCCATCGTCATCCAGATGATCGCGCCGGCGCTGGGCCTGTCCATCGACCAGGTCCGTTGCAAGACCCAGGATATCGGCGGCAGTTTCGGCAACAAGATCGGCAACTATCCCTACATGGCGCTATCCGCTCTGGCCTCGCGCAAGGCCGGCGGCCGTCCGGTGAAGTGGGTCGAGACCCGAACCGAGCACATGCAGGCCGGCGGCCATGGCAGCGAGCGCGTCTATCTCGACACCGAGGTCGCGCTCGACAAGGATGGGGTCATCACTGCCCTCCGCTCCCGGCACATCGACGACTGCGGCGCCTACCCGCGCTACGAGCCGCTCGGCTGCGTCATCTGGTCGCAGGTGCTGCCGGCCTGCTACAAGCTGCGCAACATCAGGATCGACTTCAACCAGGTCGTCACCAACAAGGGGCCGTCCGCGCCAAACCGCGGCTACTCGCGCCTGCAACAGCTCTGGTTCATGGAGCGCGTCATCGACATCTGCGCTCACGAGCTCAAGATTCCGGCTGACGAGATGCGCTTGAAGAACTACATTCGCGATTTCCCCTACACGACACCGAACGGCTGCGTGTACGACTCCGGCAACTACCCGCTGATGCTCGAAAAGGCCAAGGCCCTGATCGGCTGGGACGAATGGAAGAAGAAGCAGGCCGAGGCACGCGCCGATGGTCGCTGGGTCGGCATCGGCATCGGCACCACGCTCGACTCCGGCACCAACAACTTCGGCCAGGCGCGGATCGTTAACTCCTACCTGCCCTTCTCCGGCAACTCGGAAGTGGCGACGATCAAGCTCGATCTCGACGGCACCGTCGTCGTCATGCTCGGTTCCACGCCCTCGGGCCAGAGCCATGAGACCACCACCGCCCAGGTGGTGGCCGACGAACTCGGCATCCGCCCGGATATGGTCGAGGTGCGCACCGGCTTCGATACGATCTTCAACAGCCACGGCGGCCATTCCGGCTCCTACGCCAGCCAGTTCGCCGTCACCGGCCTCTCCGCCGTGCATGGCGCCTGCCAGAAGCTCAAGAAGGAAATGAAAAAGCTGGCGTCATTCGCGCTGGAAGCCGCCGAGGACGATCTCGAATTTGGCGTCGGCCAGCAAGGTCCAGAACTGCGCGTCAAGGGCACCGATCGCAGCATCAATTACTGGGGGCTGTCGGCGATGGTGAACATCAACACCGCCGGTCAGCCGGACAGTCTTGCCGACGTCACGCTCAACATCCGCCATGTCTATCGTCCGCCGTTCAACATCCCGGATGTCGAGAAGAAGTATGGCAACCTGACGCTGACCTACGCCTCGCAACTGCACATCGCCGTGGTCGAGATCGACCGCACGACCTGCGTGCCAAAGATTCTCGCCTACGCGGCAGTGGACGATTGCGGCAATGTCATCAACCCGAAGGTCGTCGCCGGCCAGGTGCATGGCGCGACAGCTCATGGCATTGGCGCCGCGATGATGGAGTCCTACATCTACGACAAGGAAGCCAACCTGCTGACCAGCTCCTTCACCGAGTACACACCGATCACGGTGATGAACATGCCCGATCTGGCCTTCGACGACATCGAAACCCCGTCGCCCTTTAGCTACAATGGCGCCAAGGGCATGGGCGAAGGCGGTGGCGCACCGCTGCACACCATTTCGGCGGCGGTGCAGGATGCGCTGTTCGACCAGGGCGTGATCGTTCGCAACTCGTTCAATTCGCCGAACAGTATCTACGAGTTGGTGAAGCGCGCCGACCGTTCCACGTGTGTCAAGGTGGAACGGCATCCGGGCTGA
- a CDS encoding AAA family ATPase, with amino-acid sequence MTTDDRETTPGFGSIEEIQAKFAADGYIADRMLVTTVFLSMSLGKPMFLEGEPGVGKTEIAKVMARVLGTELIRLQCYEGLDSSTALYEWNYTRQLLELRLQEARGIEREKIGSNIFSEEFLLQRPLLKALRSGAERPPVLLIDEIDRSDEEFEAFLLEVLSDFQITIPEIGTLHAEHVPFVILTSNRTREVHDALKRRCLYHWIDYPSFDKEVRIVRTRLPEIELRLAGQVCRFMELLRQQDFYKRPGIAETLDWARALLTLGIAELDPASTDATLGCILKYKGDIEKLRQLGLDGLVTMALMPGHDPSAAPPSGV; translated from the coding sequence GTGACCACAGACGATCGGGAGACAACTCCGGGCTTCGGTTCCATCGAGGAAATTCAGGCAAAATTTGCGGCGGATGGCTATATCGCCGACCGCATGCTGGTGACCACCGTGTTTCTGTCGATGTCGCTCGGCAAACCGATGTTTCTCGAAGGCGAACCCGGGGTGGGCAAGACCGAAATCGCCAAAGTCATGGCCCGCGTCCTCGGCACGGAACTGATCCGCCTGCAGTGCTACGAGGGTCTCGACAGCAGCACCGCCCTCTACGAATGGAATTACACGCGCCAACTGCTGGAACTGCGTTTGCAAGAGGCGCGCGGAATCGAGCGGGAAAAAATCGGAAGCAACATATTTTCCGAGGAATTCCTGTTGCAACGCCCGCTGCTCAAGGCCTTGCGCAGTGGCGCAGAACGCCCGCCGGTGCTCTTGATCGACGAGATCGACCGTTCCGACGAGGAGTTCGAAGCTTTCCTGCTGGAAGTGCTGTCAGACTTTCAGATCACCATTCCGGAAATCGGCACGCTGCACGCAGAGCACGTGCCCTTCGTCATCCTCACCTCCAATCGTACGCGCGAAGTCCACGACGCCCTGAAGCGGCGCTGTCTTTACCACTGGATCGACTACCCCAGCTTCGACAAGGAAGTGCGCATTGTGCGCACACGCCTGCCGGAGATCGAACTGCGGCTCGCCGGACAGGTTTGTCGTTTCATGGAACTGCTGCGCCAGCAGGATTTTTACAAGCGCCCCGGCATCGCCGAAACGCTGGATTGGGCACGTGCCCTGCTCACATTGGGCATCGCCGAACTCGATCCCGCGTCCACCGACGCCACCCTCGGTTGCATCCTCAAGTACAAGGGCGACATCGAGAAGCTGCGTCAACTCGGCCTCGACGGTCTGGTCACCATGGCCCTGATGCCGGGCCACGACCCTTCAGCCGCGCCGCCGAGCGGCGTCTGA
- a CDS encoding vWA domain-containing protein — translation MAAFSPKPVRSVLEHVVGFSRALHEADLTVNPGNLLDLCQCFAFIDIARRDDFHAAARATLVARREDIPRFDAVFARYWESPERISIRKKRAGENEQDDEDPASGTKLMLPGEEGGEDGGEAQKSLKLSYSPEEVIAMRDLGTLTDADVERAQRLIREIVAALANKRGRRHVARRSGRVPDLRRLLRSRAFYTADGICALPYRTRRINKTRLVLLCDVSGSMQRYSSFLIEFMYALRRELSDLEVGVFSTHLTMITDLLKAKGVAASLKQVADKVHDWAGGTNIGGSLREFNEQHAPRMLNGHTAVIFLSDGWDRGNAAEMREEMQKLRQHAQKVVWLNPLLGTPGYQPLTQGMLNALPHLDYFLPAHNLQSLSQLAKTLRAIGA, via the coding sequence ATGGCTGCCTTCTCGCCGAAACCCGTGCGCAGCGTACTCGAACATGTCGTCGGCTTCTCGCGCGCCTTGCACGAAGCCGACCTGACGGTGAATCCCGGCAACCTGCTTGACCTGTGCCAGTGCTTCGCCTTCATCGACATCGCGCGGCGCGACGATTTTCACGCCGCCGCGCGCGCCACGCTGGTGGCGCGGCGCGAAGACATCCCGCGCTTCGACGCCGTGTTCGCCCGCTACTGGGAATCGCCCGAGCGCATCTCGATCCGCAAGAAGCGCGCGGGGGAAAACGAGCAGGACGACGAAGATCCGGCTTCCGGCACCAAGCTCATGCTGCCCGGCGAGGAAGGCGGCGAGGATGGCGGCGAAGCGCAAAAGTCGCTCAAGCTTTCCTACAGCCCCGAAGAAGTCATCGCCATGCGCGATCTGGGCACGCTCACCGACGCCGACGTCGAACGCGCGCAGCGCCTGATCCGCGAAATCGTCGCCGCGCTCGCCAACAAGCGCGGCCGCCGCCATGTCGCGCGCCGCAGCGGCCGCGTTCCCGACCTGCGCCGGCTGCTGCGCAGCCGCGCCTTCTACACCGCCGACGGCATTTGCGCCCTGCCCTATCGCACCCGCCGCATCAACAAGACGCGGCTGGTGCTGCTGTGCGACGTCAGCGGCTCGATGCAGCGCTACAGCAGCTTTCTCATCGAATTCATGTACGCATTGCGGCGCGAACTGTCGGATCTTGAAGTCGGGGTATTCTCGACCCATCTCACGATGATTACCGATTTGCTCAAGGCGAAGGGCGTGGCGGCTTCATTGAAACAAGTGGCGGACAAGGTGCACGACTGGGCCGGCGGCACCAACATCGGCGGCAGTCTGCGCGAGTTCAACGAACAGCACGCGCCGCGCATGCTCAATGGCCATACCGCCGTCATCTTCCTCAGCGACGGCTGGGATCGTGGCAACGCGGCCGAGATGCGCGAGGAAATGCAGAAGCTGCGCCAGCACGCGCAGAAAGTCGTGTGGCTCAACCCATTGCTCGGCACACCGGGCTACCAGCCGCTGACCCAGGGCATGCTGAACGCCCTGCCCCACCTCGATTACTTCCTGCCGGCGCACAACCTGCAAAGCCTGTCGCAATTGGCGAAAACCCTGCGCGCCATCGGCGCGTGA
- a CDS encoding XdhC family protein, protein MKHNPLIDRNGTARMASELDDILNHAQDWLNAGHGVALATVVRTWGSSPCPVGNHLAVNAAGDFAGSVSGGCIEGAVIQEAQAVIASGQPRLLEFGVSDDRAWEVGLACGGRVQVFVERLGASFAALMAARAAKRPVATVTRLADGAQARIEENAIAGKLDVGADLAAQVRQGIARGTSGMLGEAGTLFVRVYAPPPRVLIVGAVHITQTLAPMAVMAGYGVVVIDPRRAFASAERFPGVELSDEWPDEAMQRLMPDNQTAVVTLTHDPKLDDPALSIALRSPAFYIGSLGSSRTHAKRIERLTELGLADQIKRIHAPVGLDLGGRYPSEIAVSILAQIIRVRYKGAAQ, encoded by the coding sequence TTGAAGCATAATCCGCTTATTGACCGCAACGGAACGGCACGCATGGCATCCGAACTCGACGACATTCTCAATCACGCCCAGGACTGGCTGAATGCCGGTCACGGCGTGGCGCTGGCCACCGTGGTGCGCACCTGGGGCTCATCGCCATGCCCGGTCGGCAACCACCTCGCCGTCAATGCCGCCGGAGACTTCGCCGGCTCCGTCTCCGGCGGCTGCATCGAAGGCGCCGTTATCCAGGAGGCGCAAGCCGTCATTGCCAGCGGCCAGCCGCGCCTGCTCGAATTCGGCGTCAGCGACGACCGGGCCTGGGAAGTCGGTCTCGCTTGCGGCGGCCGCGTCCAGGTCTTCGTCGAACGTCTCGGTGCCAGCTTCGCGGCGCTGATGGCAGCACGCGCCGCGAAGCGGCCGGTCGCCACCGTCACCCGCCTGGCCGACGGCGCGCAGGCCCGCATCGAGGAAAACGCCATCGCCGGCAAGCTCGACGTCGGTGCCGATCTCGCGGCCCAGGTGCGCCAGGGCATTGCCCGTGGCACCAGCGGCATGCTCGGCGAGGCCGGCACACTGTTCGTGCGCGTCTATGCGCCGCCGCCGCGCGTGCTGATCGTCGGCGCCGTGCACATCACGCAGACGCTTGCGCCGATGGCGGTGATGGCCGGCTACGGCGTCGTCGTCATCGATCCGCGCCGCGCCTTCGCCAGCGCCGAGCGTTTCCCCGGCGTCGAACTCAGCGACGAATGGCCGGACGAGGCCATGCAGCGCCTCATGCCCGACAACCAGACCGCCGTCGTCACCCTCACCCATGATCCCAAGCTCGACGATCCGGCGCTGAGCATCGCCTTGCGCAGCCCGGCCTTCTACATCGGTTCGCTCGGCAGTTCGCGCACCCATGCCAAACGCATCGAGCGCCTGACCGAACTGGGGCTTGCGGATCAGATCAAGCGCATCCACGCCCCGGTCGGACTCGATCTCGGCGGCCGCTATCCGAGCGAGATCGCCGTTTCCATCCTCGCCCAGATCATCCGCGTGCGCTACAAGGGAGCGGCGCAGTGA
- a CDS encoding NTP transferase domain-containing protein, with product MIFGAFPCAEAEGVRLAHTLKLPQLKLRKGHVLSAIDVAALEAAGITSVSGARLAPGEIGEDDAARAIAALLATTGIVARPPYTGRCNLYAQTPAVLCIDAERIDRLNRITEAITLATAPQHACVRKNQRIATVKIIPFAVAPQRIDAWRKLIGTEPPLRLAPLRACRAALIMSVSSATTDRMLDIAVDITRDRLETLGGKLALELRCNHDSVAVSQALRQALAAGCDLLLVLGATVSKDRGDVVPTAISISGGVIEHFGMPVEPGNMLLTARIGGVPVLNLPGCARSRSQNGFDLVLQRLLAGLPLAPHDIMGLGVGGLMHRVSEDEAIAAEEPAAIAPTPRSPRIAALVLAAGRSTRMGEHNKLLCNVSGVPLALRVTNAACASHVCQVMVVTGHESERVEAALAGRPVSFTHNPDYAQGLSTSLRRGLRALPADIDAVIVLLADMPGISAGDIDRLLDYFDLAHPCILVPEHEGRRGNPVVWPRRYFGEMADLSGDTGARGLLEQYANDVRSVAIASPAIFADIDTPEALAAYTDQKQK from the coding sequence GTGATCTTCGGCGCCTTTCCCTGCGCCGAGGCCGAAGGCGTGCGCCTCGCCCATACCCTCAAGCTGCCGCAGCTGAAGCTGCGCAAGGGCCATGTGCTCTCGGCCATCGACGTCGCCGCGCTCGAAGCCGCCGGCATCACCAGCGTGTCCGGCGCCAGGCTCGCCCCCGGCGAGATCGGCGAGGACGACGCCGCACGCGCCATCGCCGCCCTGCTGGCCACCACCGGCATCGTCGCCCGCCCGCCCTACACCGGGCGCTGCAATCTCTACGCACAGACGCCGGCCGTGCTCTGCATCGATGCTGAACGCATTGACCGCCTCAACCGCATCACCGAGGCCATCACGCTGGCCACGGCGCCGCAGCATGCCTGTGTACGCAAAAACCAGCGCATCGCCACGGTGAAGATCATTCCCTTCGCGGTTGCACCGCAACGTATCGATGCCTGGCGCAAGCTCATCGGCACCGAGCCGCCACTGCGCCTGGCGCCGCTGCGGGCGTGTCGCGCCGCACTGATCATGAGCGTCTCCTCGGCCACTACCGACCGCATGCTCGATATAGCCGTGGACATCACACGCGACCGTCTCGAAACCCTCGGCGGTAAATTGGCGCTCGAACTACGCTGCAATCACGACAGCGTCGCCGTGTCGCAGGCGCTGCGGCAGGCGCTGGCAGCGGGATGCGACCTGCTGCTGGTGCTGGGTGCCACCGTCAGCAAGGACCGCGGCGACGTCGTGCCAACAGCTATCTCCATCAGCGGCGGCGTCATCGAACATTTCGGCATGCCGGTCGAGCCCGGCAACATGCTGCTCACGGCACGCATCGGCGGCGTGCCGGTGTTGAATCTGCCCGGCTGCGCGCGTTCGCGCAGCCAGAATGGCTTCGACCTGGTGCTGCAACGCCTGCTCGCCGGCCTGCCTCTGGCCCCGCACGACATCATGGGCCTGGGCGTCGGCGGACTGATGCATCGTGTCAGCGAAGACGAAGCCATCGCAGCGGAAGAGCCCGCAGCCATCGCGCCGACCCCGCGTTCGCCACGCATTGCCGCACTGGTGCTGGCCGCCGGACGGTCGACTCGCATGGGCGAACACAACAAGCTGTTGTGCAACGTAAGTGGCGTGCCCCTGGCGCTGCGCGTCACCAACGCCGCCTGCGCCTCGCACGTCTGCCAGGTCATGGTGGTCACCGGCCATGAGTCCGAGCGCGTCGAAGCCGCGCTGGCGGGGCGACCGGTTTCCTTCACCCACAACCCCGACTACGCCCAGGGCTTGTCCACCTCGCTACGGCGCGGTCTGCGCGCACTGCCGGCCGACATCGACGCCGTGATCGTGCTGCTGGCCGACATGCCCGGCATTAGCGCCGGCGACATCGACCGCCTGCTCGACTACTTCGACCTGGCGCATCCCTGCATCCTCGTGCCGGAGCACGAAGGCCGGCGCGGCAACCCCGTCGTCTGGCCTCGGCGCTACTTCGGCGAAATGGCCGACCTTTCAGGCGACACCGGCGCGCGCGGCCTGCTCGAACAGTATGCAAACGATGTCCGCAGCGTGGCCATCGCCAGCCCGGCGATTTTCGCCGACATCGATACGCCGGAAGCCCTCGCAGCCTATACCGACCAGAAGCAAAAATGA